The following coding sequences lie in one Epinephelus lanceolatus isolate andai-2023 chromosome 24, ASM4190304v1, whole genome shotgun sequence genomic window:
- the LOC117249793 gene encoding uncharacterized protein LOC117249793 yields MTGSDILTGGLLFLRVHHCGLRMFKLVLLFLALSGLQALPLGDPRSLQETSSTYQLPDGFRQGTEHSDIGEPVPDSFRQGTEPSRRFLVDLNTGLVQEYISEMDRRVVPVDVPAQKNGGGWVRVEDPSAPYLPDGFRQGTEPMRSIPDGFRQGTEPMRSIPDGFRQGTEPMRSIPDGFRQGTEPMRSIPDGFRQGTEPMRSIPDGFRQGTEPMRSIPDGFRQGTEPMRSIPDGFRQGTEPMGSIPDGFRQGTEPMRSIPDGFRQGTEPMGSIPDGFGQGSEPMRFVPDGFRQGTEPMISIQDGFRQGTEPVMSASDGLRLVAEPIVAIPAGFRQGTEPMRFVSAGFRQGTEPMRSIPDGFRQGTEPMRSIPDGFRQGTEPFRSIPDGFRQGTEPMRSIPDGFRQGTEPFRSIPDGFRQGTEPFRSIPDGFRQGTEPFITIPEGFRQGTERSTPGLQTKTLACKGEVINGKCYEFNPTPLAFQDAQALCRALAPNAELASVTTSDLHSRLVSLVTKGGESNPVLTWLGGTVENQQASWVDGSEWSYSDWMPGHPNIHTEKPVCVEMFKIDESWWTAADCELKRASICSYQITA; encoded by the exons ATGACCGGGAGTGATATATTAACGGGTGGCCTATTGTTTCTGCGTGTTCATCACTGCGGTCTCAG gATGTTCAAGTTAGTGCTGCTATTCCTGGCGCTGTCAG GCCTCCAGGCTCTCCCACTTGGAGACCCCAGAAGTTTGCAGGAGACATCTTCCACCTACCAACTCCCTGATGGCTTTCGACAGGGCACTGAACACTCTGACATCGGTGAACCTGTTCCTGACAGCTTCCGACAAGGTACTGAGCCCTCCAGGAGATTCCTTGTTGACCTCAACACCGGCCTGGTGCAGGAATACATCAGTGAGATGGACAGGAGAGTGG TCCCTGTTGATGTTCCAGCCCAGAAAAACGGCGGTGGTTGGGTCCGGGTGGAGGATCCTTCTGCTCCTTATCTCCCAGATGGTTTCAGGCAGGGAACCGAACCCATGAGGTCTATCCCAGATGGTTTCAGGCAGGGAACAGAACCCATGAGGTCTATCCCAGATGGTTTCAGACAGGGGACTGAACCCATGAGGTCTATCCCAGATGGTTTCAGGCAGGGAACCGAACCCATGAGGTCTATCCCAGATGGTTTCAGGCAGGGAACAGAACCCATGAGGTCTATCCCAGATGGTTTCAGACAGGGGACTGAACCCATGAGGTCTATCCCAGATGGTTTCAGGCAGGGAACAGAACCCATGAGGTCTATCCCAGATGGTTTCAGGCAGGGAACCGAACCCATGGGGTCTATCCCAGATGGTTTCAGGCAGGGAACAGAACCCATGAGGTCTATTCCAGATGGTTTCAGGCAGGGAACCGAACCCATGGGGTCTATCCCAGATGGTTTCGGACAGGGCAGCGAACCCATGAGGTTTGTCCCAGATGGTTTCAGACAGGGAACTGAACCCATGATATCTATCCAAGATGGGTTCAGACAGGGAACCGAACCTGTGATGTCTGCCTCAGATGGCCTTAGGCTAGTTGCTGAACCTATTGTGGCTATCCCGGCTGGTTTCAGACAGGGAACTGAACCCATGAGGTTCGTTTCTGCTGGTTTCAGACAGGGAACTGAACCCATGAGGTCTATCCCAGATGGTTTTAGACAGGGAACCGAACCCATGAGGTCTATCCCAGATGGTTTCAGACAGGGCACAGAACCCTTCAGGTCTATCCCAGATGGTTTCAGACAGGGAACTGAACCTATGAGGTCTATCCCAGATGGTTTCAGACAGGGAACAGAACCCTTCAGGTCTATCCCAGATGGTTTCAGACAGGGAACAGAACCCTTCAGGTCTATCCCAGATGGTTTCAGACAGGGTACTGAACCTTTTATTACAATCCCAGAGGGCTTTAGACAGGGAACAGAACGCTCCACACCTGGTCTCCAAACGAAGACGCTGGCATGTAAAGGGGAGGTCATCAATGGAAAATGCTACGAGTTCAACCCCACACCACTGGCCTTCCAAGATGCACAG GCCTTATGCAGAGCTCTTGCCCCAAATGCTGAGCTTGCATCTGTAACAACCAGCGATCTGCATTCCCGCCTGGTCTCCCTGGTGACCAAGGGTGGTGAGAGCAACCCTGTGTTGACCTGGCTGGGAGGGACGGTCGAG AACCAGCAGGCATCATGGGTAGATGGGTCAGAGTGGAGTTACAGCGATTGGATGCCAGGTCACCCCAACATTCACACTGAAAAACCTGTTTGTGTGGAGATGTTCAAGATAG ATGAGAGCTGGTGGACAGCCGCTGACTGTGAACTGAAGAGAGCGTCCATCTGCTCGTACCAGATCACTGCATGA